The stretch of DNA GGCTGACCCATTACAGCCCCTCCCTGACGAGGCCTGAGGAGTTTATGGACAAGGTAAGAGAGATCTTTCCGCGGGCAAAGGCGGCAAAGGACGCATGGACCGCGGAACTGGAATTCGATGAAGACTGATGAGGCAGAGGAAATGAAAAAGAATCACACTGAGGAAGATATCTATATACTGGCGATTGAGAGCTCCTGTGATGAGACTGCGGCGGCAGTGGTGAAGAACGGCCGGGAAGTGCTGTCCAACATTATCTCCTCCCAGATCGCCCTTCACACGATCTATGGAGGGGTAGTGCCGGAGATCGCGTCAAGAAAGCATATTGAAAAGATCAACCAGGTAGTGGAAGCGGCGCTCTCGGAAGCGGGGATGACGCTGGAGGAGATGGACGCCGTGGGCGTGACTTACGGACCGGGCCTGGTAGGTGCGCTTCTGGTGGGGGTAGCCGAGGCAAAGGCTATCGCTTATGCAGCTAAGAAGCCGCTGGTTGGAG from Anaerotignum faecicola encodes:
- a CDS encoding ribonuclease Z, with the protein product LTHYSPSLTRPEEFMDKVREIFPRAKAAKDAWTAELEFDED
- a CDS encoding tRNA (adenosine(37)-N6)-threonylcarbamoyltransferase complex transferase subunit TsaD, giving the protein MKKNHTEEDIYILAIESSCDETAAAVVKNGREVLSNIISSQIALHTIYGGVVPEIASRKHIEKINQVVEAALSEAGMTLEEMDAVGVTYGPGLVGALLVGVAEAKAIAYAAKKPLVG